In Osmerus mordax isolate fOsmMor3 chromosome 16, fOsmMor3.pri, whole genome shotgun sequence, the genomic stretch agtctcactcaccctctcacccacccagtctcactcacccacccagtctcactcaccctcccacccactcacccacccagtctcactcaccctctcacccagtCTCATCCACCCAGTCTCACTCACCCAGTCtcactcaccctcccacccactcacccacccagtctcactcaccctctcacccacccagtctcactcacccactcaccggTTTGACCTCTGACACACGCTCTCACCTTTCCAAaaccacacccgcacacacgctcacgccgTCGTGACAGCGCCACGCGCACGCGGCCGTCGTATTGCGACTCTAACGCTCCgtgttggtgttggtgttgGGCAGGCAGACGCCCATCCCCATGGACGCGTGGCACGTGCCGTTAGACCACGTGGGGCGCAGCATCGACAGAGGGGCGCTCTACTTCTGTGGGTTCCCCACCCTGCAGCACATCCGCCACAAGGTACGCCGCGCTGCACTTGTCTGGGAGGGTTTACGGGCTTGTTCCATACGCTGtgatctcactctttctctatgtctctcgctctctctcgctctggctgtCTCAGTTCTATAAGAAGAAGAATGGAGTGGTGGTATTCCAGCAGAGCAGTAGAGGAGAGAACATCATGCTGGAGATCCTGCCCAGCCAGGAGGGGGAGccggtgagcacacacacacacacacacagtctctcaagGACCCGTGGTGATACACAGGCTGTTAGATTTGACTGtgatctcaccccccccccccaggtgtgtgaCAATGTAGCGGCCCAGGTTCTGGGACGGTCCATCTTCGTCAACTGGCCCCATCTAGAGGAGGCCAGGGTCATTGCAGTGTGTGACGGGGAGACCAAGTAAGACTGGGCTCCAACGAACATTACAATATTTAAAAATGACCCCAACCTTCTTTGTCAACACCTGTGAGTGGTCCTTGATCTGTGTCCATCTGTAGGTTCTGTCTAGAGGAGCCTGCGGGGGTCCAGAGACTGTACGAGGAGGGGACTCCTCCACCCACCAAGGTCATCTACCTCAGTGACAAGGAGCAGAAGGACTGGGTGAAGGACGTCCAGGGCATCACAGaacagtaagacacacacacgcacacctatcCAAACAGCAACGGGGGTTCCAAGTGCTGGCTTTGCCTAGATCTACCAACTATGTTCATTTCCAACTACATAAAGTGTCtcttctccttcacccccccccccccccacccccccctccagtttTAACAAGCGCAAGGGCATCGTGGTGAATGAGACGTTTGTGCTGCTGTATGTCCAGCAGCTGACAGGCAGGAAGTACATCCCTGGTCAGTCCGGGGAGGTGCACCTGGAGAAACAGTGGGCCAAGCAGGCCCTGCCCTTCGCCTACCAGACGGTGGTCAAGGTACACCCACGCCCCCTCGCACGCTCTTATCATTGGCGCAGCCCTGTGGAATGTTGATCTTTTTACTCAAGCTACcctcccctcattctctctctcccaggataTCAAGGCCTTTGACTCCTCTCATTCTCGCTTCAAGACCCTGGAAGAGCTGTTTCCCCTGGCAACCTCTGTGTTTATGGTCGGGAGCCCTTACTACGGAGCCATGGGAGAGGTCTGCATCATTTCCTGGTTCCTCAGTACTTCCTGGTTGGCCCAGAGGAGAACCCACCAGTGTGTATATCCAGTCTCAGAATCCCCACTCACTACTGTTCCCCATTGGCTACTCAGGTGCAGGAGTCCAGTGATGTCATCAAAGAAGGACGGGTGCGGGTGGTATTTACTGTACCTCACGAACCTCAGCTAGAAGCCTTGATACAGAACCAGCATGTaagtagcagacacacacatacacacagacgcatacctaactgcaggcacacacacacactcatccactataacatctctctccctgcctattCCCTCTAACAGAGATACTGTGTGAAGTACAGTCCTGGCTACTTCGTGGCCTCCCGCCTCGGAGTCACCAGTTACCTCGTCTCCCGCTTCTCAGGAAGCATCTTCATCGGCCGCGGCTCCAAGAAGAAGTGAGTTGTTCGTCCAATCGGCACGGGTCGGACTTGTGACCGAATTCTCCCGTTTTGCCTGCAGCCAGCTGACGACCGctgcctctgtccccccccccccccctctctctctcccagcccgcACGGGGAGCAGAAGGCCAACGTGGGGCTGAACCTGAAGTTCAACAAGAAGAATGAGGAGGTTCCCGGCTACACCAAGAGAACCGAGAAGGAGTGGCTGTACTCTCCTGCCGTGGAGGAACTCCTGTCTGAATAcctggacaggtacacacacaacgcCCGGCTCTGGCTTGGAGATTCCCCCCTCCGTGACTCCATGAGAGTCTGTGTCATTTTGGCGTGGTGTTTGTCGCCCCCTGCAGGTTCTCGGAGGTGTTTGACCTGGTGTCCAGGAACAGCCACGACGATGTGTTCTACGAAGATGACATCTGGCCAGGGGAAGACCAGAACGGGTAGAGGACGTCAAagtcactgaaacacacacacacacatgcgtatcAGAGCAGACAGTGATGGTGTTGGCCGCCGCGTTGTGTCCGCAGGGCGGAGAAGGTCCAGGAGATCACGTCCTGGTTGAAGTCGCACCCCGTCAGCTCTGTGTCCCGCTCGTCGTGTGACCTGCAGGTCCTGGACACGGGCATTGTGGATAAGatcgaggaggaggtggagaaggcaaAGGTGAAGCGCACGCAGCCATCCTACATGGACACAAACCTCGTCTACATATATGTACTTGTttgatggtctctctctctctctgtctgtgtctgtctctcaggtGAAGAAGAGCACCAAGAAAGTGCGTGTGACAGTGAAGCCACATTTACTGTTCAGGGTGAGTGTTTCTCTCGTATCGAACACTGTTTACTCTTTCATCTCGAAGGGAACGCCATTCCAATGGGTTCAGAGACATGGATTTATAAATTgcccgtctctctttctgtgtgtgtgtgtgtgtgtgtggtggcccgCAGCCTCTAGAGCAGCAGCACGGGGTGGTCCCTGACCCAGATGCAGAGTACCATCTGTTTGACCGTGTGGTCAACGTCAGAGAGagcttctctgtccctctgggcCTCCGAGGAACTGTTATTGGCATCAAGGGAGGTGAGTGGACAACTCGCGCGCACGCGTCACCAGCACACGCACATATCtgtcacccatacacacacacacacacacacgtcacacatacacacgcatttaGAAACACGCACGCAGTTTCTAAAGTGTGTTACTCTGCGCAGCGGAGCGTGAAGCGGAGGTCCTGTACGAGGTGGTGTTTGATGAGGAGTTTGCTGGAGGACTCACCATCAGGTAATGTCTCGCCTAAACATGATCGCAGGACATATGTAGAGGGGCTCTGTGTTTGACCGCAGGATCCAGGGCTCAGTGTTTTGTTGGTTTGTCTCCCAGGTGTGCGGTGGGGCGGGGCTACAGGCTGCCTCCCTCGGCCCTCATGAACCTGAGCCACGGCCTGAGGGTGGAGCAAGGCTCTCACAAGCTCACTGCCATCGTCaagccccagccctcctcctctcacgctCACAAAGCCCAGCTGGCCGGCCTGAACCACTCCCCGCGCTCTCCGTTTGTACCCACCCAGGTACGGCCACACCCCCTTCTACTCACACAGGTGCGACCACACCCCCTGTTGATGTGTTCCTCatagtttatctctctctctctctctctctctctctctctctctctctctctctctctctctctctctctctctgtcctccccctctcgctcAGCAGCAAAATGGCAGACAGAACTTCCTCAGGAATGAATCTCAGGGAAACAAGAACTCGCCACAGAAAGGCCTCAGCCACAAACACCAACCCAAGGTacattgtctgcctgtctgtaggCAACTAAGGAGGTGACCAAGTTAGCTAAGTCACTAACTACATCTCGACACCTTAAGAAGCCAACGAACCAACCCCACTCTCTCCTGGTGCGTGTAGGGTAAGGACGAGGAGTTCAGCAATGTGTGGCAGGCTCTGCAAAGCACTGGGCCTCCACAGAAACCTCCAGCTCACTGGCAGAACAATGTAAGtccagaaagtgtgtgtgtgtgcgtgtgcggctGTGTGTGTTACACGCTTGCCTGTTTGCCTGATCTGACCCATCCCTCATGTCACATATCCGTCACTCACAACCAGGAAGGACAGTTCCAGCAGGGCCCAaatcaacaacagcagcagcatcagcagCCCCACAACAAACCTGTGAGTGCCCCTCATCACCCAGCCAGCCTTTCTAACACACCCAACTAGCTCTCCCAAAGAGACAGCAATGTCTTTAAACTCActcggggagaggagaggagtgttcaAAGTGTGGGTGTGCTGTGATGGTTCCTGTGcttctgacacctcagccaTGTTTCCTGgttaggctcctccccctctagacaccaccccccccactgATCGGGCTCCAGAGAACTGCGACTCCCATGAACCTCAGCTGTAGGCCCACAGAAGCCCCTCAGTCTTACTCGTCCGCACGTAACCGGACTGTAGTCCAGGAGAAACGCGTCAATAAATGAGCTTCCTATGAACATCCACTGGTGCAGGGTTTCTTATTGGATTCAGGAGCATGTCAGCGTACTGTCACAAGGCACTTCAGATAaccagttctgtgtgtgtgtgcgtgcgcgagaGAGGTTTTTTTCATGTGAAAGACAGGCTGAcacattgtgtgtgagagagtagctgtttgtgtgtgtgtgtgtgtctgtcctaacTGTGTCATTTTACAGGGTCCTGCGGGCAGTATCCGACTCCTGAAGAGAAATGAAGATGTCAACTCTGTGTTTGGTGCTCAGAACAAGGTACTGTGCAGGACTGCCTGCATGTCAGAGGACCCCCGCTGATGTCATATCCTAGTTCAGTGTCCTCCCTGCCCATATACCAAAGcatgtttctctccctcagcccTCCACCGAGTTCGAGGAGTTGATTGCCAACCTGAAGATCTCCAAGGGCAACGAgcacactcctccccctcttcccaagCCGGAgccaataaaccaatcagacgGCCCGCTGTCTCCCCAGTCATTTGCTATGGTACGTGTAAATCGGGCTGGAAGATGGATTAGGCTACGTTTATCAGTGGTCCCCAAATCGCTGACAGACGGCAGACATTACGTGCACACAGGAATAACAAACCACCTTCGTACACGCCTCAGGACTTTGCACATTTGGATTATACCATAGCAAAAAATAATGGAATTGACCGCAGTCGAGGGTGTAACATTTCTTCATGTGAGAAACCACTATTGTGAGACATTTGAAACATGCACAGTGTTATTTATgaggcgaacacacacacacgcccagggCATTTAAGCAGCTTGAAGGTGAAATACTGtagccctctgctctcctggcaGCATGTCTAACACATGCCTCCCTGAGGTGTGGGGAGTCAGGCCTGTGGTTTGGCTCTCATGGTCTGGCTGTGTAGGGAGTCTGACTATGGACATTTAAAGCCACCTAGGATTTACGCCTCAGCCCAGGACCCTGATTCATTTGTGGCAGCTTATTGGCCAGTGACAAAGTTTATCTAATTGTCACTGGCTTTAAGTTATGGCTGTGTCTCTATATGATTGGTTGTTTCCTCTGCGCAGAAGGGGACTCTGGTCCTGAAGGAGATGCTGAAGATCGACAGCTCTGGGACAGGAAGTCCCGCCCAGGAGCCTGCTGGCTCCGCCCCCTTGGGGAGCCAGCAGCACAACAAGAAGCGAGCCACCAAGAAGCTGGGTGAGGAGCCTGCTGTTAGAGTAGCAGTATGTTCACAcccacagggggaggggggaggcctccGTCCTTCCTGTCAGTCTTGTATGGATATCACACACGAGCAGCCCTGGTCTCTGCCAAGTGCTACTGGTTAGGAAGAGTTATCACgccatttttgttttccttctctttccttacctgtcctctctttccatcaccCACCAGCTGCCAGGATGAACGCCCCCCAGGGGGACTCCATGTTACCcccagggacaggaggaggaggaggggggggatcgGTGCCCCCCATGGCCCCCGCTGCCATGGTTCCGAGTGTAGCCTCAGAGCTGGCCAGGATCTGCGTGGGTCTGGGCATGGCTCCACCAGACTTCACTGTCCTCCGCAACAGACAGGTCAgaggcagccacacacacacaaccccacacagaGTGTGTATGAATGCCCAGGGGGTGCTGAGCTGTGCTGTGTCCTGCAGGGTCTGGTGGTGTGCCAGGTGAAGCTGTCTACTGGCCTGATGGTCCACGGGCCGCAGTGCCAGTCGGAGAACGACGCCAAAGAGAAGGCTGCCCTGTTCGCCCTGCAGCGCCTGGTCAGTTCTGGCTCCGCCTGTTTCCCCGTCCAGAGTCTAAGGTCATTTTTAGAGTTTTGCAGTTTTAATTCCTTCatcttgtgcgtgtgttttctcCTGTGTTCGTAGAACTCTGTGGGCTCTGggttccccctgccccctccattGTTCCCTGGCATTGGGCAgattagacccccccctctggGTCACATGCCTCCTGTCTTCAACCAAGCAGGTGAGAGCTCCGGGCGACAAGTAGAGATGACATTGGGGGGGAGGAAAATGGTTTCTGAATatgttcttttctcttttctgaatctccctcctgctcctatgtctctctatcacccctccctcctgctcctatgtctctctatcacccctccctcctgctcctatgtctctctatcacccctccctcctgctcctatgtctctctatcacccctccctcctgctcctatgtctctctatcacccctccctcctgctcctatgtctctctatcacccctccctcctgctcctatgtctctctatcacccctccctcctgctcctatgtctctctatcacccctccctcctgctcctatgtctctctatcacccctccctcctgctcctatgtctctctatcacccctccctcctgctcctatgtctctctatcacccctccctcttgctcctatgtctctctatcacccctccctcctgctcctatgtctctctatcacccctccctcctgctcctatgtctctctatcacccctccctcctgctcctatgtctctctatcacccctccctcttgctcctatgtctctctatcacccctccctcctgctcctatgtctctctatcacccctccctcctgctcctatgtctctctatcacccctccctcctgctcctatgtctctctatcacccctccctcctgctcctatgtctctctatcacccctccctcctgctcctatgtctctctatcacccctccctcctgctcctatgtctctctatcacccctccctcctgctcctatgtctctctatcacccctccctcctgctcctatgtctctctatcacccctccctcctgctcctatgtctctctatcacccctccctcttgctcctatgtctctctatcacccctccctcctgctcctgtctctctatcacccctccctcctgctcctatgtctctctatcacccctccctcctgctcctatgtctctctatcacccctccctcttgctcctatgtctctctatcacccctccctcttgctcctatgtctctctatcacccctccctcctgctcctatgtctctctatcacccctccctcctgctcctatgtctctctatcacccctccctctagGTGCTCTCCTGATGCCCCCCCAGGGCTACGGTCCCCTCCACTGGGGGATGCCCATGCCCCCCCACCAGGGCCAGCCCTTCTACGGGGGCACCTTCCCCGGTGCAAGACCCCAGGCCCCGGCTGTGCCCATTGGGTCGCACAACCAGTTCGTCCCCCTGCAGGTGAGATGTCGACGTCGAAAGGCCAACGGGCATGCTTCATGTGTGACCACCAAACAGGGCCTTTTCCACTGTCACAATGTTCACCGTGGTAACCTGCTCTCTCCTTTGACCCCCCCTCAGGTGACTAAGAAGCGGGTATCATCCGGGAGGAAGAGCCAGGAGCCGCGGGAGTTCTACAGCGCCGCCCACACAGTGGCCaggaaccagaaccagaacccgGCCCAACCACAGGCCCCCGCCCCGGCCACCACGCCCTCCAAGACTCCGCCTCCGTCCAGCCAAACCCCCCCAGACATGGCCATGTCGGCGTCCaggtccccctccaccccccaggcgTCGCGCCAGAACCCCTCCGCCCCCGGCTCCGGACACACCCCCGGCTCCGCCTCCAAAAGGAAACACAGGAAGCTGGCGGTGAACTTTGAGGCGGCCAAAGTCACCGAGTGACCCGGCTCctcctgtgtttttgtgtcgtTGGTTTTTATAAATCTGGTGTTTTATTTTGGGGCCTGCGTGGAGCAGGTGTTTTCAGTGCACTACCGTCTCCAGCCTCTACTGTACTGACTGAGGGACGTGGTTGTAGTTTAAGACAAAGCCCTAGTACTTCCctatggggaggaggggaaagagggatagTAACCATGGCAATAAGGACTAGGCCCAGACTGGGCCAGGTGTTTATTTGTGTTGGTGTCATGTTTGTCCCatggacactgtgtgtgtgcgtgagtgtggggCATGGTCTCCTCATGCAGATGGCATTCAGACACATGGGGTTCACTTCAGTTGGCCAATTCTAGTAAGACCTTGTAACCAAGGTCTTACTAGAAAACCTATTTTTTATCTACACCTCTTATGTTCCATATATTTGTTGTCAAATGTTTGGGTCTTTTTATGATGAGTTTTTAAAAAAAGATGCCGTTTTATGGTTTTGAATTGTCAACAAAGTTGAAATCCACCAGTGCAGTAACATGCCATCAACTAACTACATGTAGATCTACACCAGATTAACAAGCAAAACACTCAAGTTGGACACACACTTCAATCATCATTGTTTTTAAATAcctgccaacacacactcacgttttGTTTTGTTGCATTTAAATCAACAATTTACTACTGCCACTGATAAATTTAAACCCTAGAATCATGGGATTTTCAAATAGTAAATTCATGTGATGAGAATTTTACTATAATTTCCTGTGAATTCTACTATTTACTCATAGCATCTTTAATAGGAGCCTTTACATCAAACAGGCAGGACAAGATTTTAatttacttctttttttttaccctaTTTTCTACATTAATTGTTCTTTCTCAGACATGTGACCACGTGACTTTTGTATTCTGCTGCAATTTCAATAAAAGCCTTAAAACATGGTTCAATAAAAACTGGTTCTGGGACCATATATTTAAACCAGCCTTGGATACTCTGGGAAAATAATATTTACAGACAAATGTTAATTCGACACATAACCTTACCCACCACACTAAGCCTTAAGTGAGCGTATGGTGGATTCACTGTGTGCACAGGAGAGAAGGCTGGCTCGAACTGACATTTCCTCAATGAGAATCTCAGTGTTGAATAGAATGACCCGGAAAGCAGCGAGCCAGACACATTCTTGTCAGACGTGCATGCCTGTTGGTGCGTGCGCAGGCCTACCCCACATGCCAATCATGGTTAACACAGCCCACCTTGCTCAGAAATACAACCCATATTTTTTAAGTCCATCTATTAGGCTTTCAACAGCAGCTGTCtgtactctcttcctctctgttcttctctttgTATATGTACACATCCCTCCATTCTCCTGACAGCCCCCTCTGACCGAATCATTTCCATCCTGTCAACATATCTGATGTGTCTGAAATTTGGGTTTGAAAAGCTAGAGCTGTTTGATATCTTCTGTTTTGGATGtcccactatcacacacaccacattgaCTTCAGCTTGTTCTGTTTAATGGTCATTATACAAtggcctgctgctctctctagAGTATTTGTTGGAGGCCTAAATGACAGGCAGTACATGAAGGCCATGAGGGGCTGTCGGGGAATAGGAATTCAGTAAACGTCCAGCAACTCTAGTCACGGAACTATAAGATCTATGACCTATATGAAGTGTTGTAGTGAGTGGGGCTGGGTTTTACTGTGTTAGTGTGGGCTGTGAGTGCATCTGAGTGCTCCGTCTACAGGTGGAGCTAGTTAATGTGCGTCCCTTTG encodes the following:
- the xrn1 gene encoding 5'-3' exoribonuclease 1 isoform X1, whose translation is MGVPKFYRWISERYPCLSEVVKEHQIPEFDNLYLDMNGIIHQCSHPNDEDVHFRISEEKIFADIFHYLEVLFRIIKPRKVFFMAVDGVAPRAKMNQQRGRRFRSAKEAEDKIKKALEKGEVLPTEARFDSNCITPGTDFMARLQEQLKYFVNNKVSTDHNWQGVNVYLSGHETPGEGEHKIMEFIRSENSKPGHNPNTRHCLYGLDADLMMLGLTSHEPHFSLLREEVRFGGKKNQKRITAPEETTFHLLHLSLMREYIDYEFSDLRKKISFEYDLERIIDDWVLMGFLVGNDFIPHLPHLHINHDALPLLYRTYISVLPSLGGYLNENGHLNMGNFEKYLEKLSEFDRDHFNEVFVDLKWFESKVGNKYLNEAAGLAAEEEAAMSKDKKKKEKSAMCLAALDEVGGRGGAPGRSAAEEDGEEEDMFEAEFRQYKRTYYMTKMGVDVVSDEFLASQARCYVEGIQWILHYYYHGVQSWSWYYPHHYAPFLSDVRNIAELQLTFDMGQPFMPFQQLLGVLPAASKDLLPECYRHLMTSESSSIIEYYPLDFKTDLNGKQQEWEAVVLIPFIDERCLLAAMEQYNDKMSKPEKARNRHTECAVYTYDSELDYPYASPLLELFPNITHCHVRQTPIPMDAWHVPLDHVGRSIDRGALYFCGFPTLQHIRHKFYKKKNGVVVFQQSSRGENIMLEILPSQEGEPVCDNVAAQVLGRSIFVNWPHLEEARVIAVCDGETKFCLEEPAGVQRLYEEGTPPPTKVIYLSDKEQKDWVKDVQGITEHFNKRKGIVVNETFVLLYVQQLTGRKYIPGQSGEVHLEKQWAKQALPFAYQTVVKDIKAFDSSHSRFKTLEELFPLATSVFMVGSPYYGAMGEVQESSDVIKEGRVRVVFTVPHEPQLEALIQNQHRYCVKYSPGYFVASRLGVTSYLVSRFSGSIFIGRGSKKNPHGEQKANVGLNLKFNKKNEEVPGYTKRTEKEWLYSPAVEELLSEYLDRFSEVFDLVSRNSHDDVFYEDDIWPGEDQNGAEKVQEITSWLKSHPVSSVSRSSCDLQVLDTGIVDKIEEEVEKAKVKKSTKKVRVTVKPHLLFRPLEQQHGVVPDPDAEYHLFDRVVNVRESFSVPLGLRGTVIGIKGAEREAEVLYEVVFDEEFAGGLTIRCAVGRGYRLPPSALMNLSHGLRVEQGSHKLTAIVKPQPSSSHAHKAQLAGLNHSPRSPFVPTQQQNGRQNFLRNESQGNKNSPQKGLSHKHQPKGKDEEFSNVWQALQSTGPPQKPPAHWQNNEGQFQQGPNQQQQQHQQPHNKPGPAGSIRLLKRNEDVNSVFGAQNKPSTEFEELIANLKISKGNEHTPPPLPKPEPINQSDGPLSPQSFAMKGTLVLKEMLKIDSSGTGSPAQEPAGSAPLGSQQHNKKRATKKLAARMNAPQGDSMLPPGTGGGGGGGSVPPMAPAAMVPSVASELARICVGLGMAPPDFTVLRNRQGLVVCQVKLSTGLMVHGPQCQSENDAKEKAALFALQRLNSVGSGFPLPPPLFPGIGQIRPPPLGHMPPVFNQAGALLMPPQGYGPLHWGMPMPPHQGQPFYGGTFPGARPQAPAVPIGSHNQFVPLQVTKKRVSSGRKSQEPREFYSAAHTVARNQNQNPAQPQAPAPATTPSKTPPPSSQTPPDMAMSASRSPSTPQASRQNPSAPGSGHTPGSASKRKHRKLAVNFEAAKVTE
- the xrn1 gene encoding 5'-3' exoribonuclease 1 isoform X2, whose amino-acid sequence is MGVPKFYRWISERYPCLSEVVKEHQIPEFDNLYLDMNGIIHQCSHPNDEDVHFRISEEKIFADIFHYLEVLFRIIKPRKVFFMAVDGVAPRAKMNQQRGRRFRSAKEAEDKIKKALEKGEVLPTEARFDSNCITPGTDFMARLQEQLKYFVNNKVSTDHNWQGVNVYLSGHETPGEGEHKIMEFIRSENSKPGHNPNTRHCLYGLDADLMMLGLTSHEPHFSLLREEVRFGGKKNQKRITAPEETTFHLLHLSLMREYIDYEFSDLRKKISFEYDLERIIDDWVLMGFLVGNDFIPHLPHLHINHDALPLLYRTYISVLPSLGGYLNENGHLNMGNFEKYLEKLSEFDRDHFNEVFVDLKWFESKVGNKYLNEAAGLAAEEEAAMSKDKKKKEKSAMCLAALDEVGGRGGAPGRSAAEEDGEEEDMFEAEFRQYKRTYYMTKMGVDVVSDEFLASQARCYVEGIQWILHYYYHGVQSWSWYYPHHYAPFLSDVRNIAELQLTFDMGQPFMPFQQLLGVLPAASKDLLPECYRHLMTSESSSIIEYYPLDFKTDLNGKQQEWEAVVLIPFIDERCLLAAMEQYNDKMSKPEKARNRHTECAVYTYDSELDYPYASPLLELFPNITHCHVRQTPIPMDAWHVPLDHVGRSIDRGALYFCGFPTLQHIRHKFYKKKNGVVVFQQSSRGENIMLEILPSQEGEPVCDNVAAQVLGRSIFVNWPHLEEARVIAVCDGETKFCLEEPAGVQRLYEEGTPPPTKVIYLSDKEQKDWVKDVQGITEHFNKRKGIVVNETFVLLYVQQLTGRKYIPGQSGEVHLEKQWAKQALPFAYQTVVKDIKAFDSSHSRFKTLEELFPLATSVFMVGSPYYGAMGEVQESSDVIKEGRVRVVFTVPHEPQLEALIQNQHRYCVKYSPGYFVASRLGVTSYLVSRFSGSIFIGRGSKKNPHGEQKANVGLNLKFNKKNEEVPGYTKRTEKEWLYSPAVEELLSEYLDRFSEVFDLVSRNSHDDVFYEDDIWPGEDQNGAEKVQEITSWLKSHPVSSVSRSSCDLQVLDTGIVDKIEEEVEKAKVKKSTKKVRVTVKPHLLFRPLEQQHGVVPDPDAEYHLFDRVVNVRESFSVPLGLRGTVIGIKGAEREAEVLYEVVFDEEFAGGLTIRCAVGRGYRLPPSALMNLSHGLRVEQGSHKLTAIVKPQPSSSHAHKAQLAGLNHSPRSPFVPTQQNGRQNFLRNESQGNKNSPQKGLSHKHQPKGKDEEFSNVWQALQSTGPPQKPPAHWQNNEGQFQQGPNQQQQQHQQPHNKPGPAGSIRLLKRNEDVNSVFGAQNKPSTEFEELIANLKISKGNEHTPPPLPKPEPINQSDGPLSPQSFAMKGTLVLKEMLKIDSSGTGSPAQEPAGSAPLGSQQHNKKRATKKLAARMNAPQGDSMLPPGTGGGGGGGSVPPMAPAAMVPSVASELARICVGLGMAPPDFTVLRNRQGLVVCQVKLSTGLMVHGPQCQSENDAKEKAALFALQRLNSVGSGFPLPPPLFPGIGQIRPPPLGHMPPVFNQAGALLMPPQGYGPLHWGMPMPPHQGQPFYGGTFPGARPQAPAVPIGSHNQFVPLQVTKKRVSSGRKSQEPREFYSAAHTVARNQNQNPAQPQAPAPATTPSKTPPPSSQTPPDMAMSASRSPSTPQASRQNPSAPGSGHTPGSASKRKHRKLAVNFEAAKVTE
- the xrn1 gene encoding 5'-3' exoribonuclease 1 isoform X3, translated to MGVPKFYRWISERYPCLSEVVKEHQIPEFDNLYLDMNGIIHQCSHPNDEDVHFRISEEKIFADIFHYLEVLFRIIKPRKVFFMAVDGVAPRAKMNQQRGRRFRSAKEAEDKIKKALEKGEVLPTEARFDSNCITPGTDFMARLQEQLKYFVNNKVSTDHNWQGVNVYLSGHETPGEGEHKIMEFIRSENSKPGHNPNTRHCLYGLDADLMMLGLTSHEPHFSLLREEVRFGGKKNQKRITAPEETTFHLLHLSLMREYIDYEFSDLRKKISFEYDLERIIDDWVLMGFLVGNDFIPHLPHLHINHDALPLLYRTYISVLPSLGGYLNENGHLNMGNFEKYLEKLSEFDRDHFNEVFVDLKWFESKVGNKYLNEAAGLAAEEEAAMSKDKKKKEKESAMCLAALDEVGGRGGAPGRSAAEEDGEEEDMFEAEFRQYKRTYYMTKMGVDVVSDEFLASQARCYVEGIQWILHYYYHGVQSWSWYYPHHYAPFLSDVRNIAELQLTFDMGQPFMPFQQLLGVLPAASKDLLPECYRHLMTSESSSIIEYYPLDFKTDLNGKQQEWEAVVLIPFIDERCLLAAMEQYNDKMSKPEKARNRHTECAVYTYDSELDYPYASPLLELFPNITHCHVRQTPIPMDAWHVPLDHVGRSIDRGALYFCGFPTLQHIRHKFYKKKNGVVVFQQSSRGENIMLEILPSQEGEPVCDNVAAQVLGRSIFVNWPHLEEARVIAVCDGETKFCLEEPAGVQRLYEEGTPPPTKVIYLSDKEQKDWVKDVQGITEHFNKRKGIVVNETFVLLYVQQLTGRKYIPGQSGEVHLEKQWAKQALPFAYQTVVKDIKAFDSSHSRFKTLEELFPLATSVFMVGSPYYGAMGEVQESSDVIKEGRVRVVFTVPHEPQLEALIQNQHRYCVKYSPGYFVASRLGVTSYLVSRFSGSIFIGRGSKKNPHGEQKANVGLNLKFNKKNEEVPGYTKRTEKEWLYSPAVEELLSEYLDRFSEVFDLVSRNSHDDVFYEDDIWPGEDQNGAEKVQEITSWLKSHPVSSVSRSSCDLQVLDTGIVDKIEEEVEKAKVKKSTKKVRVTVKPHLLFRPLEQQHGVVPDPDAEYHLFDRVVNVRESFSVPLGLRGTVIGIKGAEREAEVLYEVVFDEEFAGGLTIRCAVGRGYRLPPSALMNLSHGLRVEQGSHKLTAIVKPQPSSSHAHKAQLAGLNHSPRSPFVPTQQQNGRQNFLRNESQGNKNSPQKGLSHKHQPKGKDEEFSNVWQALQSTGPPQKPPAHWQNNEGQFQQGPNQQQQQHQQPHNKPGPAGSIRLLKRNEDVNSVFGAQNKPSTEFEELIANLKISKGNEHTPPPLPKPEPINQSDGPLSPQSFAMKGTLVLKEMLKIDSSGTGSPAQEPAGSAPLGSQQHNKKRATKKLAARMNAPQGDSMLPPGTGGGGGGGSVPPMAPAAMVPSVASELARICVGLGMAPPDFTVLRNRQGLVVCQVKLSTGLMVHGPQCQSENDAKEKAALFALQRLNSVGSGFPLPPPLFPGIGQIRPPPLGHMPPVFNQAGALLMPPQGYGPLHWGMPMPPHQGQPFYGGTFPGARPQAPAVPIGSHNQFVPLQVTKKRVSSGRKSQEPREFYSAAHTVARNQNQNPAQPQAPAPATTPSKTPPPSSQTPPDMAMSASRSPSTPQASRQNPSAPGSGHTPGSASKRKHRKLAVNFEAAKVTE